From a single Novipirellula caenicola genomic region:
- a CDS encoding ligase-associated DNA damage response exonuclease codes for MNELLATTPKGLYCEAGDFFVDPQQAVDRAVVTHAHTDHARWGCRRYLAAEPSEHLLRMRMNEDAEFQFLPYGESITIRGVNVSFHPAGHMLGSAQVRLEHRGKVAVVTGDYKLGTDPTCEPWEPIRCDLLVTESTFGLPVYRWDPESTTFALINQWWRETRDEARCCVLYGYAVGKSQRLIAGLDPSIGPIYTHGAVEKGTEAYRRTGVSLPPTTYVGSVQGKHDYRGAMVVAVPSAHGTPWMRRFGGVRTAMASGWMAVRGARRRRSVDRGFVLSDHVDWPSLLQAVQLCDPEMVWVTHGYTAAVARYLQENGRAARVIDSRGRGETDEDAAAAAMDQEDSS; via the coding sequence ATGAACGAATTATTAGCAACCACACCCAAAGGATTGTATTGCGAGGCAGGCGATTTTTTCGTCGATCCGCAACAAGCCGTCGATCGCGCGGTGGTCACGCATGCGCATACCGATCACGCTCGCTGGGGCTGTCGTCGTTACTTGGCCGCCGAGCCAAGCGAACATTTGTTGCGGATGCGAATGAACGAGGATGCCGAGTTCCAATTCCTTCCGTATGGTGAATCGATCACGATCCGAGGGGTGAATGTCAGCTTTCATCCCGCCGGTCACATGCTCGGCTCCGCTCAGGTGCGGTTGGAACATCGAGGCAAAGTTGCCGTGGTGACGGGCGACTACAAACTTGGAACCGATCCGACCTGTGAACCGTGGGAACCGATCCGGTGCGATTTGTTGGTCACTGAATCGACGTTCGGTTTGCCTGTTTACCGCTGGGACCCCGAATCGACGACGTTCGCGTTGATCAACCAGTGGTGGCGTGAAACCCGCGATGAAGCACGATGCTGTGTGTTATATGGCTACGCGGTGGGAAAGAGCCAACGATTGATCGCGGGGCTGGATCCGAGCATCGGACCAATCTATACGCATGGCGCGGTTGAAAAGGGGACCGAGGCATACCGCCGAACCGGCGTGTCGCTGCCGCCGACCACGTACGTCGGCTCGGTTCAGGGGAAACATGACTACCGTGGGGCGATGGTCGTGGCGGTGCCGAGTGCTCATGGGACTCCATGGATGCGCCGGTTCGGTGGCGTTCGTACGGCCATGGCGAGCGGATGGATGGCGGTACGCGGAGCACGGCGGCGACGGTCGGTCGATCGTGGATTTGTGCTCAGCGATCACGTGGATTGGCCTTCGTTGTTACAGGCAGTTCAGTTGTGTGATCCCGAGATGGTTTGGGTCACGCACGGCTATACCGCCGCGGTGGCTCGCTATTTGCAAGAGAACGGTCGTGCCGCCCGCGTGATCGATTCGCGAGGTCGCGGCGAAACCGATGAAGACGCTGCTGCGGCGGCTATGGACCAAGAGGATTCGTCATGA
- a CDS encoding ATP-dependent DNA ligase: MIRFAALFAALDSTTKTNEKIAAMADYFAKASAADAAWATYFLAGNKPRQLVPTKLLRLWAAEEANIPLWLFEESYHAVGDLAESLALVVPPGELVDDLSLATWMETRLLPLRSMDEAEQREAITKIWRQSTPTMRFVIMKLVTGAFRVGVSKRLVTRAIAMQSGVSADVISHRLMGNWKPTAAFFEKLIDPDVQDTVASHPYPFCLAHPIDIHEGPETLGHSQDYVAEWKWDGIRGQVIRRSDQTFIWSRGEELMENRWPEIEAAAALLPNGTVLDGEILAAREDGQVLPFAQLQRRIARKTVGKKLLEEVPVVFHAFDVVEQDGVDVRDRPFIERRAALETLLSDVTHPSLCVTNLIDAASWDEWAKIREGSRDQNAEGLMLKRKDGKYDVGRVRGTWWKWKVAPYTIDAVLLYAQKGHGKRASLYTDYTFALWDGGTLVPFAKAYSGLDDKEIRKVDHFVRRNTKESFGPVRSVTPTLVMELAFEGLQRSPRHKSGIATRFPRIVRWRHDKKPEDANQLSELLALLPN; this comes from the coding sequence ATGATTCGATTTGCAGCCCTATTCGCTGCCTTGGATTCGACGACCAAGACCAACGAGAAAATTGCCGCGATGGCGGACTATTTTGCCAAGGCGTCCGCTGCCGATGCAGCCTGGGCGACCTACTTTTTGGCTGGCAATAAACCGCGTCAATTGGTGCCGACAAAACTGCTGCGGTTGTGGGCAGCCGAAGAAGCGAATATCCCATTGTGGTTGTTTGAGGAGTCGTACCATGCAGTGGGCGATTTGGCGGAATCGCTTGCCCTCGTCGTGCCGCCCGGCGAGTTGGTTGATGATTTGTCGCTCGCCACTTGGATGGAAACACGCTTGTTGCCTCTTCGATCGATGGACGAAGCCGAACAGCGTGAAGCGATCACCAAGATTTGGCGTCAGTCCACCCCGACAATGCGGTTCGTGATCATGAAATTGGTCACCGGTGCCTTTCGAGTCGGAGTGAGCAAACGGTTGGTGACGCGGGCGATCGCGATGCAATCGGGAGTCTCGGCGGATGTGATTTCGCATCGCTTGATGGGAAATTGGAAACCGACTGCAGCGTTCTTTGAGAAGTTGATCGATCCCGACGTCCAAGACACCGTGGCGAGCCATCCCTATCCATTTTGTTTGGCTCATCCGATCGATATTCACGAAGGCCCCGAGACGCTTGGCCATTCGCAGGACTATGTGGCCGAGTGGAAATGGGACGGTATTCGCGGGCAAGTGATTCGTCGCAGCGACCAAACGTTCATTTGGTCGCGTGGCGAAGAATTGATGGAGAATCGGTGGCCGGAAATCGAAGCGGCGGCGGCGTTACTGCCCAATGGCACGGTGCTGGACGGTGAAATTTTAGCGGCGAGAGAGGACGGACAAGTGCTGCCGTTCGCTCAATTGCAACGACGAATCGCCCGAAAAACGGTGGGCAAAAAATTGCTCGAAGAGGTCCCGGTCGTCTTTCATGCCTTTGACGTTGTTGAACAGGACGGTGTCGATGTTCGCGACCGTCCGTTCATCGAGCGACGTGCTGCATTGGAAACACTGCTAAGCGATGTGACGCATCCAAGTTTGTGTGTGACCAACTTGATCGATGCCGCGTCGTGGGACGAATGGGCTAAAATTCGCGAAGGCAGTCGAGACCAAAATGCCGAAGGATTGATGCTGAAACGCAAAGACGGCAAGTACGATGTCGGCCGCGTACGAGGAACGTGGTGGAAGTGGAAAGTCGCGCCGTACACGATCGACGCGGTACTGCTGTATGCCCAAAAAGGTCACGGGAAACGAGCAAGTTTGTATACCGATTATACGTTTGCGTTGTGGGATGGGGGGACGCTGGTGCCCTTTGCCAAAGCGTACAGTGGTTTGGATGACAAAGAGATCCGGAAAGTCGATCATTTCGTCCGCCGCAATACAAAGGAGTCGTTCGGGCCGGTGCGTAGCGTGACGCCGACGTTGGTGATGGAGTTGGCGTTTGAGGGACTGCAGCGATCGCCGCGACACAAAAGCGGCATCGCGACTCGCTTCCCGCGAATCGTTCGCTGGCGTCACGACAAGAAACCCGAGGACGCGAACCAATTGAGTGAACTACTAGCCCTGTTGCCAAACTAA
- a CDS encoding ligase-associated DNA damage response DEXH box helicase, giving the protein MLQPRPQTETPSQAVDRYFASIGWKPFRFQRSAWRAYANGASGLVHSATGTGKTLAVWMGPILKWIKENPDRTKWNPKRPPPVRVLWITPLRALAGDTEASLRAPIEGLGLPWLLESRTGDSKASAKARQNKRLPTALVTTPESLSLMLTHQRLLEQLQGLEAVVVDEWHELLGTKRGIQTELGLARLRKLNPQLRTWGVSATLGNLDEAQESLFGVDPPNQVRLIQGYTKKRLKLESLIPANMERFPWTGHIGTKMVPQVAELIAKVKSVLVFANTRSQTEIWYQHLLKQRPDWAGEIALHHGSLDASVRRWVENGLRDGSVRAVVCTSSLDLGVDFTAVDLVIQIGSPKGAARLLQRAGRSGHQPDAESRLAFVPTNAIELIELAAAQDAIGKGHLEARPLLRKPLDVLAQHVVTIAIGGGFGADELLREVRTTCAYQTLSDHEWQWVLDFVVRGGSSLEAYPDFHRVNVHAGRYIVEDRRRITAHRMNIGTIVSDASMKVKFMKGKTLGTAEEHFLSKLNPGDRFLFAGRLVALVRVRDNVAYVRRASGEPDSVPRWMGGRLPLSSELSAELRLKIQQASTGNLVGREMKALRRLFEIQQRWSLLPRGDQFLIERIETRGGHQLFLFPFEGRLVHEGLAALFAYRISRFQKTTFTMACNDYGIVLQSPHAVDIHDAIERKLFSSDSLVNDIMNSMNSTEMAKRQFRQIARVAGLIQQGFPGQGKSTSHIQASSNLFFDVFSQYDPDNLLLEQSRREVLEFQLESSRMLDALDRIERSEIVVMEPPKVTPLSFSLLVDKLRDRISSETLADRIRRLQSQLEKEADKG; this is encoded by the coding sequence ATGCTGCAACCTCGACCGCAAACCGAAACGCCCTCGCAAGCGGTGGATCGCTACTTTGCATCCATCGGCTGGAAACCGTTCCGTTTCCAGCGATCGGCGTGGCGGGCCTACGCCAATGGCGCCAGCGGACTGGTTCACTCGGCCACCGGAACGGGCAAGACGTTGGCGGTGTGGATGGGGCCAATTTTGAAATGGATCAAAGAGAACCCCGATCGCACGAAATGGAACCCGAAACGTCCGCCGCCGGTTCGCGTGTTGTGGATCACACCGCTGCGAGCACTGGCTGGCGACACCGAGGCGTCGCTGCGCGCTCCGATCGAAGGGCTTGGGTTACCGTGGTTGCTCGAATCACGCACCGGCGACAGCAAGGCAAGTGCGAAAGCGAGACAGAATAAACGTTTGCCTACCGCGTTGGTGACGACCCCCGAGAGTTTGTCGTTGATGTTGACGCATCAGCGGCTGCTCGAACAATTGCAGGGACTCGAAGCGGTCGTCGTCGATGAATGGCACGAGTTGTTAGGGACGAAGCGTGGTATTCAAACTGAATTGGGATTGGCGCGGTTGCGGAAACTCAATCCTCAGCTTCGCACCTGGGGTGTCTCGGCAACGCTGGGCAATCTAGACGAAGCCCAAGAATCGTTATTCGGCGTTGACCCGCCGAATCAGGTTCGTTTAATTCAAGGGTATACCAAGAAGCGATTGAAACTCGAATCGTTGATTCCCGCCAACATGGAACGGTTCCCTTGGACAGGGCACATTGGGACCAAAATGGTTCCCCAAGTGGCGGAGTTGATTGCCAAGGTCAAAAGTGTTTTGGTGTTTGCCAACACACGTTCGCAAACCGAGATTTGGTACCAACATCTTTTGAAGCAGCGACCTGATTGGGCCGGCGAGATCGCACTGCACCACGGATCGCTCGACGCGAGCGTTCGTCGCTGGGTCGAAAACGGATTGCGTGATGGATCGGTGCGAGCGGTGGTCTGTACCAGCAGTTTGGATTTGGGGGTTGATTTTACGGCGGTCGACCTGGTCATTCAAATCGGCAGTCCCAAAGGTGCCGCTCGATTGCTGCAGCGTGCCGGTCGCAGCGGTCATCAACCCGATGCCGAAAGCCGCTTGGCGTTCGTGCCCACCAATGCGATCGAGTTGATCGAGCTAGCCGCGGCGCAAGATGCCATTGGCAAGGGACATCTCGAAGCCAGACCGCTACTGCGTAAACCGCTTGACGTATTGGCACAACATGTTGTGACGATCGCGATCGGCGGCGGATTCGGGGCGGATGAACTCCTACGCGAGGTGCGGACGACGTGTGCCTATCAAACGCTCAGCGATCATGAGTGGCAATGGGTGCTGGATTTTGTTGTACGTGGCGGAAGCTCGCTCGAAGCCTATCCCGATTTTCACCGAGTCAATGTGCATGCCGGTCGTTACATCGTCGAAGATCGACGGCGGATCACTGCCCACCGAATGAACATCGGGACGATCGTCTCGGATGCCTCGATGAAGGTCAAATTCATGAAAGGCAAGACGCTGGGGACCGCCGAAGAGCATTTTTTGTCGAAGCTGAATCCTGGTGATCGGTTTCTGTTTGCGGGACGTTTGGTTGCCTTGGTTCGAGTTCGTGACAATGTCGCGTATGTTCGCCGCGCATCGGGAGAACCCGATTCCGTGCCCCGTTGGATGGGCGGCCGGTTGCCGTTGTCCAGTGAGCTAAGTGCCGAACTGCGATTGAAAATCCAGCAAGCGTCGACGGGCAATTTGGTGGGACGCGAGATGAAAGCGTTGCGACGTTTGTTCGAAATCCAACAGCGTTGGAGCCTGCTGCCGCGAGGTGACCAATTTTTGATCGAACGGATTGAAACGCGAGGCGGTCATCAATTGTTTTTGTTCCCGTTCGAAGGACGACTGGTTCACGAAGGGTTGGCCGCGTTGTTTGCATATCGAATATCACGATTTCAAAAAACAACGTTCACGATGGCGTGCAACGACTATGGCATCGTTTTGCAGTCGCCGCATGCGGTCGACATCCATGATGCAATTGAACGAAAACTCTTCTCATCCGACTCGCTTGTCAACGACATCATGAATAGCATGAATTCGACGGAGATGGCGAAACGTCAATTCCGGCAAATCGCTCGGGTGGCCGGGTTGATTCAACAAGGATTTCCCGGACAAGGCAAAAGCACCAGCCATATCCAAGCCAGCAGCAATCTGTTTTTCGACGTTTTCAGCCAGTACGACCCCGATAATTTGTTGTTAGAGCAGAGCCGCCGCGAGGTGCTCGAGTTTCAACTCGAGTCATCTCGCATGCTCGATGCACTCGATCGGATCGAACGAAGCGAGATTGTGGTCATGGAGCCGCCGAAGGTCACTCCGCTTTCGTTTTCTTTGCTAGTCGATAAGTTGCGAGACCGCATCAGCAGCGAAACACTAGCGGATCGAATTCGGCGATTGCAGTCGCAGTTGGAAAAAGAAGCGGACAAGGGGTGA
- the pdeM gene encoding ligase-associated DNA damage response endonuclease PdeM: protein MTQTMDVDVAGIELQLHAERAVFWRQQRALFVADTHFGKAATFRRHGIPVPRGSTSGTLGKIDSLLEKTQATRLIILGDMFHARSSLTPKVCELLEAFFAKHGQIQFTLVRGNHDTQVGPLPSSWPIEVVNPGQRVGPIAIGHHPTAVPAGASLLLCGHLHPAVRFAVGGEDFGKLPCFWLSNRCFVLPAIGEFTGTHVIRPRRDDHTWMIVDEDRFGSGESTLIHQHDH, encoded by the coding sequence ATGACGCAAACCATGGATGTGGACGTCGCGGGGATCGAATTGCAATTGCATGCCGAGCGAGCCGTGTTTTGGCGACAGCAGCGGGCGTTGTTTGTCGCGGACACTCATTTCGGAAAAGCGGCAACCTTTCGGCGTCACGGCATTCCCGTGCCTCGTGGCAGCACCTCCGGGACGTTGGGCAAAATCGATTCGTTGCTTGAAAAAACGCAGGCGACGCGGTTGATCATTTTGGGAGACATGTTTCATGCACGATCCTCGCTGACGCCCAAAGTTTGCGAATTATTGGAAGCCTTTTTTGCGAAGCATGGTCAGATCCAGTTCACCTTGGTGCGGGGCAACCACGACACGCAGGTCGGTCCACTGCCATCGTCGTGGCCGATCGAGGTGGTGAACCCAGGCCAGCGGGTTGGGCCGATCGCGATTGGACACCATCCCACGGCAGTGCCCGCAGGGGCATCGCTGTTGTTGTGTGGCCATCTTCATCCGGCGGTTCGTTTTGCTGTCGGTGGCGAGGACTTTGGCAAACTGCCCTGTTTTTGGCTCTCCAATCGTTGTTTTGTCTTGCCGGCGATCGGCGAATTCACCGGAACGCATGTGATACGACCGCGGCGAGACGATCATACGTGGATGATTGTGGACGAGGATCGATTTGGCTCGGGTGAATCGACATTGATACATCAGCATGATCATTGA
- a CDS encoding YihY/virulence factor BrkB family protein, translating to MEYWKQTFAEFSQDRCTTLAAALAYYTAFALPPLLYLLLTILTFGMSLAYDSEQAKAEAHEVLTTQTAQLIGNESISQEISGILKSNDETSGKWWKTLLSFAGIVLGATGVVAALQDALNQVWAVRPDPDKSGMKIMLRKRVTSFLMILGLGFLLLVSLIASSVVVAAGERLTEMMGVRLGLVSGLSYLVQALIVLAVFASIYKFMPDVKVQWREVMVGAVISTVLFLIGRFALDWYFSFATPGAQLSSAAASIAVLLVWVYYTSMIALFGAECSQVYAVRYGNGVRPEHHAVHVVESIERT from the coding sequence ATGGAATATTGGAAGCAGACCTTCGCCGAATTTTCACAGGATCGTTGCACAACGCTCGCTGCCGCGTTGGCCTACTACACGGCGTTTGCGCTGCCGCCGCTGCTGTATTTGTTGTTGACGATTCTGACATTCGGAATGTCGCTTGCTTACGATTCGGAACAGGCCAAGGCCGAGGCGCATGAGGTTCTAACCACTCAGACGGCGCAGTTGATTGGGAACGAATCGATCAGCCAAGAGATTTCTGGGATCCTCAAAAGTAACGATGAAACGTCGGGCAAGTGGTGGAAAACATTGCTCAGTTTCGCCGGGATCGTGCTCGGAGCCACCGGCGTGGTGGCGGCACTGCAGGACGCGTTGAATCAGGTTTGGGCGGTCCGGCCGGACCCCGACAAGTCGGGAATGAAGATCATGCTCCGCAAACGAGTAACGTCGTTCTTGATGATTCTTGGGTTGGGATTCCTGCTGCTTGTGTCGTTGATTGCGTCTTCGGTGGTCGTGGCCGCCGGTGAACGATTGACAGAGATGATGGGCGTTCGGTTGGGCTTGGTCAGCGGACTTAGTTATCTGGTGCAAGCGCTGATCGTGTTGGCGGTGTTCGCATCGATTTACAAGTTCATGCCGGACGTCAAGGTCCAGTGGCGTGAAGTGATGGTGGGCGCCGTGATCAGCACCGTTTTGTTTTTGATCGGTCGCTTTGCACTGGATTGGTATTTCTCCTTCGCCACCCCCGGTGCCCAATTGAGCTCTGCTGCCGCATCGATTGCGGTGCTGTTGGTGTGGGTTTACTACACATCGATGATCGCGTTGTTTGGTGCTGAGTGCAGCCAGGTTTACGCTGTTCGCTACGGCAACGGGGTGCGTCCCGAACATCATGCCGTGCATGTCGTCGAATCGATTGAACGGACTTAG
- a CDS encoding GlsB/YeaQ/YmgE family stress response membrane protein, producing the protein MLIPIIGWMISGLIIGLIARALVPGRQAIGLLRTMLLGIVGSFVGGFAGYLIMGGEPLQASGWIGSIVGAVVLLLLFSRSGSDRLTT; encoded by the coding sequence ATGTTGATACCAATTATTGGTTGGATGATTTCGGGATTGATCATCGGTTTGATCGCGCGAGCCCTCGTTCCGGGCCGTCAAGCGATTGGGCTGTTGCGGACGATGTTATTGGGAATCGTCGGCTCGTTTGTCGGCGGCTTCGCAGGCTACCTGATCATGGGAGGCGAACCTCTGCAAGCCTCGGGATGGATCGGATCGATCGTCGGCGCGGTCGTTCTGCTGCTGTTGTTTTCGCGAAGTGGCAGTGATCGACTGACGACTTAG
- a CDS encoding cupin domain-containing protein: protein MDIPQVQSETDGATGTMGQIHLAAGKQIAMRQWRAEPGGFSQSHCRDYETVGFLMRGVIEIELDGGTATVEAGDSWLVPEGAPHRYRVIEPIVAIEATSPPACFGERDEMDSITHQHPR from the coding sequence ATGGATATTCCCCAAGTTCAATCCGAAACGGATGGCGCTACCGGTACGATGGGCCAGATTCATCTGGCCGCAGGAAAGCAAATTGCGATGCGGCAATGGCGAGCGGAACCCGGTGGATTTTCGCAGTCACATTGCCGAGATTACGAAACCGTTGGCTTTTTAATGCGCGGGGTGATCGAAATCGAATTGGATGGTGGAACCGCCACCGTGGAAGCCGGCGACTCGTGGCTTGTGCCCGAAGGGGCTCCGCATCGCTATCGAGTGATCGAGCCGATCGTCGCGATCGAAGCCACCAGCCCGCCCGCCTGTTTCGGCGAGCGTGACGAAATGGACAGCATCACACACCAACATCCGAGGTAA
- a CDS encoding LamG-like jellyroll fold domain-containing protein: protein MKNRIFNVAILATTLTLLATSTALAELHVGAAIVDVSPTQFPVLVNGGMTSKTAEQIKTPVSSRAIVISDGSESIALVVVDSCMIPKVLLDDAKNRAAKRTKLKPDHIMISATHTHTAPSAFGALGTDADLTYIPLLRERIVESIVNAEANLQPARVGWGSADAPEFTALRRWIRRPDRIDDDPFGNPTVRANMHAARNPENVTGESGPEDPELSMIAFESHKGVPIAVLSNFSMHYFGDSPPISADYYGLFCNGMQNFIQQKYPDAKNVVATMSHGCSGDIWRRDYAASEPSPYENIETYTDALLGIATDTLQTIEYADADTIDMAETRFRLNYRVPDHQRLQWAQQIVETLNGELPKTTTEVYAREQVLLHDLQSTEVVVQAMRIGDIVIATTPNETYAISGLKLKQQSPLEKTMVIELANGADGYIPPAEQHPLGGYNTWAARSAGLEVHAEPKIVAAAMRLIEQVSGKPRRPLAQSKGPACQATLATNPLAYWRLDEMEAPIARDSTANHRDAMYEPGVVFYLEGPASTSLAAAGEVNRCAHFAGGRLRSAIGNSQANYSVSMWFWNGMPNDARAISGWLFSRDHAHGITEFGEHVGIVGNGEHAGRLIFKQGTENETLVGETVIPRWTWNHLVLVRDGSTVRVYLNGNEAPEIESDSVKIPSTAVDQIFVGGRSDNDSNWEGRLDEVAFFDRALSADEVKRLSAK from the coding sequence ATGAAGAACCGAATCTTTAACGTGGCCATCTTAGCCACCACGCTGACTCTCTTAGCGACTTCCACTGCTTTGGCTGAACTGCATGTGGGAGCGGCGATCGTCGATGTCTCGCCAACTCAGTTCCCGGTATTGGTCAACGGCGGGATGACTTCAAAAACCGCCGAGCAGATCAAGACCCCGGTCAGTTCACGCGCCATCGTGATCAGCGACGGCAGTGAATCGATCGCGTTGGTCGTGGTCGATAGCTGCATGATCCCCAAAGTCTTGTTGGACGACGCTAAAAACCGCGCCGCCAAACGCACCAAGTTGAAACCCGATCACATCATGATCTCGGCCACGCATACCCACACGGCGCCGTCGGCGTTCGGCGCGTTGGGGACCGACGCCGACCTGACCTACATCCCGCTATTACGAGAACGGATCGTCGAGTCGATCGTCAATGCCGAAGCCAACCTGCAGCCTGCACGAGTCGGGTGGGGGTCCGCCGATGCACCGGAATTCACGGCGCTTCGTCGCTGGATTCGCCGCCCCGACCGGATCGACGACGATCCCTTTGGCAACCCCACCGTGCGAGCCAACATGCACGCGGCACGCAACCCCGAAAACGTCACCGGCGAATCGGGACCTGAAGATCCCGAGTTGTCGATGATTGCGTTCGAATCGCACAAAGGGGTTCCCATCGCGGTGCTGTCGAATTTCTCGATGCACTACTTTGGCGACTCTCCGCCCATCAGTGCCGATTACTACGGACTGTTTTGCAACGGCATGCAAAACTTCATCCAGCAAAAATACCCGGACGCTAAGAACGTCGTGGCTACCATGTCACACGGATGCAGCGGCGATATTTGGCGACGCGATTATGCCGCGTCCGAACCAAGTCCCTATGAGAACATTGAAACCTATACCGACGCGTTGCTCGGCATCGCCACCGACACGCTCCAAACAATCGAGTACGCCGACGCGGATACGATCGACATGGCGGAAACACGGTTTCGTTTGAACTACCGAGTTCCCGACCATCAGCGGCTTCAGTGGGCGCAGCAGATCGTCGAAACGCTCAATGGCGAGTTGCCCAAAACCACGACCGAGGTCTACGCTCGCGAACAAGTCTTGCTGCATGATTTGCAATCGACCGAGGTGGTCGTGCAAGCAATGCGAATCGGCGATATCGTGATCGCAACCACACCGAACGAAACCTACGCGATCTCCGGATTAAAGTTGAAACAGCAAAGTCCGCTCGAAAAAACGATGGTGATCGAACTTGCCAACGGTGCCGACGGTTACATTCCGCCTGCAGAACAACATCCGCTTGGTGGCTACAACACGTGGGCGGCGCGATCGGCGGGACTTGAAGTGCACGCGGAACCCAAAATCGTGGCGGCGGCGATGCGGCTGATCGAACAGGTCTCAGGAAAACCGCGACGACCTCTCGCTCAATCCAAAGGACCAGCGTGCCAAGCCACCTTGGCGACGAATCCGCTCGCCTATTGGCGGCTGGACGAAATGGAAGCTCCGATTGCTCGTGACAGCACCGCGAATCACCGCGATGCGATGTACGAACCCGGCGTTGTGTTTTATTTAGAAGGCCCAGCGTCGACGTCGTTGGCGGCCGCAGGCGAAGTGAACCGCTGTGCCCATTTTGCGGGCGGACGATTGCGATCGGCAATCGGAAACTCGCAAGCGAACTACAGCGTTTCGATGTGGTTTTGGAACGGAATGCCCAACGATGCTCGAGCGATATCTGGTTGGCTCTTTTCTCGAGACCACGCCCATGGCATCACCGAGTTCGGCGAGCATGTCGGAATCGTCGGCAATGGCGAGCATGCGGGACGCTTGATTTTCAAACAGGGAACCGAAAACGAAACGCTGGTCGGCGAAACCGTGATCCCGCGTTGGACATGGAACCACCTCGTGCTCGTCCGCGACGGCTCGACCGTGCGAGTGTACCTCAATGGAAACGAGGCCCCCGAAATCGAGAGCGACTCCGTTAAGATTCCCTCAACAGCGGTCGACCAGATTTTTGTGGGTGGACGCAGCGACAACGATTCCAATTGGGAAGGCCGGCTTGATGAGGTCGCGTTTTTCGATCGCGCACTGAGCGCGGACGAGGTAAAACGACTCTCGGCTAAATGA
- the tgt gene encoding tRNA guanosine(34) transglycosylase Tgt, with protein MSHFSYELLHRDAETGARRGVFSTPHGTVQTPGFMPVGTQGTVKGVTIDQVAATGAEMILGNTYHLALRPGHETVRRLGGLHGMTLWEGPILTDSGGFQIFSLESIREINEQQATFRSHIDGSIVQLTPEHSIEIQESLGSDVAMVLDHVVALPAKRSEVVDAMERSIRWAARCLNAATRDDQARFAIVQGGLDAELRIQCASELSSMNFEGFAVGGLSVGEAPSEMYRITAATCPHLPEHKPRYLMGVGRPIDLLESVARGIDLFDCVMPTRNGRNAMAFTDRGNVKIRNAKYREETRPLEDHCPCLACRHSLGYLRHLFVAKEMLGPILLTIHNLTYYQRVMSEARQAIENNTFAQYVIDKKAGWGIVDEADGDGE; from the coding sequence ATGAGCCATTTCTCTTACGAACTTTTACATCGCGATGCGGAAACCGGCGCCCGACGCGGTGTTTTCTCGACACCTCATGGCACGGTCCAGACGCCTGGTTTCATGCCCGTGGGAACGCAGGGCACGGTCAAAGGGGTCACGATCGATCAAGTGGCGGCCACCGGCGCGGAGATGATTCTGGGCAACACGTACCATCTGGCGCTTCGACCCGGCCACGAAACGGTGCGTCGATTGGGGGGATTGCATGGGATGACGCTGTGGGAAGGCCCGATCCTGACCGACAGCGGCGGTTTCCAAATCTTCAGCCTCGAGTCGATCCGCGAAATCAATGAGCAGCAAGCGACATTCCGAAGTCACATCGATGGATCGATCGTGCAACTGACGCCGGAGCACAGCATCGAAATCCAAGAGTCGCTGGGCAGCGACGTCGCGATGGTGCTGGACCACGTCGTGGCGCTGCCGGCCAAGCGGTCCGAAGTTGTCGACGCGATGGAGCGTTCCATTCGCTGGGCGGCCCGCTGTTTGAACGCCGCCACGCGTGATGATCAAGCACGATTTGCCATCGTCCAAGGTGGTTTGGATGCCGAACTGAGGATTCAATGTGCGAGCGAATTGTCGTCAATGAATTTCGAAGGGTTCGCGGTAGGCGGGTTAAGCGTCGGCGAAGCACCATCCGAGATGTATCGGATTACCGCGGCAACCTGTCCTCATCTGCCCGAACACAAACCACGGTATTTGATGGGAGTCGGACGGCCGATCGATTTGCTCGAAAGTGTCGCTCGTGGCATCGATCTGTTCGACTGCGTGATGCCCACTCGCAATGGACGCAATGCGATGGCATTTACCGATCGCGGCAACGTCAAAATTCGCAATGCGAAGTATCGCGAAGAGACGCGGCCCCTCGAAGATCATTGCCCGTGCTTAGCATGTCGACACAGTTTGGGGTATCTGAGGCATCTGTTTGTTGCCAAAGAAATGCTGGGACCAATTTTGTTGACGATTCACAATTTGACGTATTACCAACGCGTGATGTCCGAAGCACGTCAAGCGATCGAAAACAACACGTTCGCTCAATACGTGATCGACAAAAAAGCCGGCTGGGGCATCGTCGACGAAGCCGACGGCGATGGGGAATAG